One region of Cobetia sp. cqz5-12 genomic DNA includes:
- a CDS encoding RelA/SpoT family protein: MFTIDDLADRLGGYLPEEEIRQVRRAFYYAEQAHDGQRRRSGEPYVTHPLAVANILANMHMDHQSLMAAMLHDVIEDTSVTFEALAGQFGEPVALLVDGVSKLTQITFEDKAVAQAENFQKMVLAMSQDIRVIIVKLADRLHNMRTLGALRPEKKRRIARETLEIYARVANRLGINTIRVELEDLSFQALHPMRSERIKRAVTAARGNRRTLMREIQASLQNALERDQLPGSVIGRQKHLLSIYRKMRDQQKPFNELMDVFGFRIITDDVDSCYRILGVVHNLYKPVPGRFKDYIAIPKANGYQSLHTTLFGMNGMPIEVQIRTREMEAMANNGIAAHWLYKAGQTDRPIGAGSHARAREWVRGLLEMQRHAGNSLEFIEHVKNDLFPDDTYVFTPKGDIMELPRGATAVDFAYAVHTDVGNSCIACRIDRHLAPLSSPLESGQTVEVITAPGAKPNLAWLNFVTTAKARSAVRHYLKHQQRSESVTLGQRLLNKALAGLDSSLEQLPSKRLDTLAAELELEGGRDDLLESIGLGTRAAYSVAQSLLSDTTSAMTQQPKFSAKDGNVQAENSGNSPMQVSGGNSMVTSYARCCHPLPGEPIMGHLSAGKGLVVHRQECSNITELASDPERVFPLTWADQVEGDFTVALRIEAQTQRGLIAELAELVTDAEANIERIGIEERDAHLAIVNLTLAVRDRIHLARIIKRMRNLLHVERITRVLS; this comes from the coding sequence ATGTTCACGATCGATGACCTGGCAGACCGCCTGGGCGGTTATCTTCCCGAGGAAGAGATCCGTCAGGTTAGGCGCGCCTTCTATTACGCCGAGCAGGCCCACGATGGCCAGCGCCGGCGTTCCGGTGAGCCCTATGTGACCCACCCGCTGGCGGTGGCGAACATTCTCGCCAACATGCACATGGACCATCAGAGCCTGATGGCCGCCATGCTGCACGATGTCATCGAAGACACCAGCGTGACCTTCGAGGCACTGGCAGGCCAGTTCGGCGAACCCGTCGCCCTGCTGGTGGATGGCGTCTCGAAGCTGACCCAGATCACCTTCGAGGACAAGGCCGTCGCCCAGGCCGAGAACTTCCAGAAGATGGTGCTGGCGATGTCCCAGGACATCCGCGTCATCATCGTCAAGCTGGCCGACCGTCTCCACAACATGCGTACCCTCGGCGCCCTGCGCCCAGAGAAGAAGCGTCGCATCGCCCGTGAGACGCTCGAGATCTACGCCCGCGTCGCCAACCGCCTCGGTATCAACACCATTCGCGTCGAGCTGGAAGACCTCTCCTTCCAGGCGCTGCACCCGATGCGTTCCGAACGCATCAAGCGTGCCGTCACCGCCGCGCGTGGCAATCGTCGCACCCTGATGCGCGAGATCCAGGCCAGTCTGCAGAACGCGCTGGAGCGCGATCAGCTGCCCGGCTCGGTGATCGGTCGTCAGAAGCATCTGCTGTCCATCTATCGCAAGATGCGTGACCAGCAGAAGCCCTTCAATGAATTGATGGACGTGTTCGGCTTCCGCATCATCACCGATGACGTGGACAGCTGCTATCGCATCCTCGGCGTGGTGCACAATCTCTACAAGCCGGTGCCGGGTCGCTTCAAGGATTACATCGCGATCCCCAAGGCCAACGGCTACCAGAGTCTGCACACCACGCTGTTCGGCATGAACGGCATGCCCATCGAGGTACAGATCCGTACCCGCGAGATGGAAGCGATGGCCAACAACGGCATCGCGGCGCACTGGCTCTACAAGGCCGGCCAGACCGACCGTCCCATCGGCGCCGGCAGCCATGCGCGTGCCCGCGAATGGGTACGGGGTCTGCTCGAGATGCAGCGCCATGCCGGCAACTCGCTCGAGTTCATCGAGCACGTCAAGAACGATCTCTTCCCCGACGATACCTACGTGTTCACCCCCAAGGGCGACATCATGGAATTGCCGCGCGGCGCGACGGCGGTCGATTTTGCCTATGCGGTGCACACCGATGTCGGCAACAGCTGTATCGCCTGCCGCATCGATCGTCATCTGGCGCCGCTGTCCTCGCCGCTGGAGAGTGGCCAGACCGTCGAAGTCATCACTGCGCCGGGCGCCAAGCCCAATCTGGCGTGGCTCAACTTCGTCACCACGGCCAAGGCGCGCTCTGCCGTGCGTCATTACCTCAAGCATCAGCAGCGCAGCGAATCCGTGACCCTGGGCCAGCGCCTGCTCAACAAGGCGCTCGCCGGCCTGGATTCTTCCCTCGAGCAGCTGCCGTCCAAGCGTCTCGATACGCTGGCTGCGGAGCTGGAACTGGAAGGCGGGCGTGATGATCTGCTCGAGTCCATCGGGCTCGGCACCCGCGCCGCCTACAGCGTGGCCCAGAGCCTTCTGAGCGACACGACCAGCGCCATGACTCAGCAGCCCAAGTTCTCGGCCAAGGACGGCAACGTCCAGGCGGAGAACAGCGGCAACAGCCCGATGCAGGTCAGCGGTGGCAACAGCATGGTCACCAGCTACGCGCGCTGCTGTCACCCGCTGCCCGGCGAGCCGATCATGGGTCATCTGTCGGCCGGCAAGGGCCTGGTGGTCCATCGCCAGGAATGCAGCAACATCACCGAACTGGCCAGCGATCCGGAACGCGTCTTCCCGCTGACCTGGGCCGATCAGGTCGAAGGCGACTTCACGGTGGCGCTGCGTATCGAGGCACAGACCCAGCGCGGCCTGATCGCCGAACTCGCCGAGCTTGTCACCGATGCCGAAGCCAATATCGAGCGCATCGGCATCGAGGAACGCGACGCCCATCTGGCCATCGTCAATCTGACGCTGGCCGTGCGTGACCGCATTCATCTGGCGCGCATCATCAAGCGCATGCGCAACCTGTTGCACGTGGAGCGAATCACCCGCGTCCTCAGCTGA
- a CDS encoding DUF3883 domain-containing protein — protein MSRPEPWSGEEVTAIVETYKKMLVAELCGQHYVKTDHNRELAEKLNNRSKASIEFKHQNISAVLRDADCPYINGYKPMSNYQGMLVDVVERHLLRTELFDQAARNAADRPVIDAPAPKDTSIIVTPPESKTPQTSVQESKQRYVTPTPVKRDYLAREARNHALGSAGERFVVAFEKMRLRKEGHTSLAEKVEHVAETQGDGLGYDVLSFDADGRERWIEVKTTAFAKECAFFITPNELKCSQANPEHYHLFRIFSFLTQPNMYCLRGDLYPQLTLNPQSYRAHLL, from the coding sequence ATGAGCAGACCCGAACCATGGAGTGGTGAAGAAGTCACAGCGATTGTCGAAACGTACAAGAAGATGCTGGTTGCAGAACTGTGTGGCCAGCATTACGTGAAAACAGACCACAATCGTGAGCTTGCCGAGAAATTAAATAATCGCTCAAAGGCTTCTATCGAATTTAAGCATCAAAACATCAGTGCCGTACTACGAGATGCTGACTGCCCCTATATCAATGGCTACAAGCCGATGAGCAATTATCAGGGCATGCTGGTCGATGTTGTTGAGCGCCACCTACTTCGTACTGAGCTATTCGATCAGGCAGCACGCAATGCAGCAGACCGGCCAGTCATTGATGCGCCGGCCCCAAAAGATACTTCCATTATTGTCACACCGCCGGAGTCTAAAACACCTCAGACCAGCGTGCAGGAATCCAAACAGCGTTACGTGACGCCCACGCCGGTTAAGCGCGACTACTTGGCGCGAGAAGCCCGCAACCATGCTCTAGGGAGTGCTGGCGAGCGCTTTGTGGTGGCCTTTGAAAAGATGCGCCTCAGAAAAGAAGGCCACACATCGCTGGCCGAGAAGGTCGAGCATGTGGCGGAAACCCAGGGCGATGGATTGGGCTATGACGTCCTGTCTTTTGATGCGGATGGACGAGAGCGCTGGATCGAGGTGAAGACGACGGCATTCGCCAAAGAGTGCGCTTTTTTCATCACGCCAAATGAACTCAAATGCTCGCAAGCCAATCCTGAGCACTACCATCTTTTCCGCATCTTTAGCTTCTTAACCCAACCCAACATGTACTGCTTGAGGGGGGATCTTTACCCGCAATTGACGCTCAATCCGCAAAGCTATCGCGCACATCTACTGTGA
- a CDS encoding BCCT family transporter: MTDTTRTALSGSATQAAPLSDHAASVADHTASSSDKAASLPDSELTALNSSRSLDWPVFLLSGGVMALFVAAALIDLDGVSALINHAFDFSTTYFGAYWQGLMIVTFLVAVGMTFGRTGRVVLGGLATPDISTPRWMATILCTLLAGGGVFWAAAEPIAHFASPPPVFGPDAPVGNLDAAYNALAQSFMHWGFLGWAVLGSLTGVVFMHLHYEKGLPLKPRTLLYPLLGERVMHGPIGALVDACCVLAVIAGTVGPVGFLGIQVSYGLNALFGIPDTYATQLVLLAILTLVYTLSAVSGVMRGIQFLSSANVLIGGAMLFFIVLFGPTEFLLKAFPLGMVDYLDNIVPMAVFRGDSGWLDSWTLFFWGWFIGFGPLMAMLVARISRGRTLRQMVLLITILSPLATCVWFTILGGSGLAFELANPGSVSGPFTGFNLSAALIAITQQLPFGFIMSVLFLILSALFVATTGDSMTYAISMVMSGHDNPPRSVRVFWSLIMGVVAAILISMGNGGINALQSFIVVTAVPVSLVLLPSLWNAPRIARQMAREQGL; the protein is encoded by the coding sequence ATGACGGATACCACCCGGACTGCCTTGTCCGGCTCCGCAACCCAAGCAGCTCCCCTTTCCGATCACGCCGCATCTGTTGCTGATCACACCGCATCCTCTTCTGATAAAGCAGCTTCACTTCCTGATTCCGAACTTACCGCGCTCAACAGCTCCCGCAGTCTGGATTGGCCGGTCTTCCTCCTCAGTGGAGGCGTGATGGCGCTGTTCGTCGCCGCCGCGCTCATCGACCTGGACGGCGTGTCGGCCCTGATCAATCATGCCTTCGACTTCTCGACCACCTACTTCGGTGCCTATTGGCAGGGCTTGATGATCGTGACCTTCCTCGTCGCCGTCGGCATGACCTTCGGGCGCACGGGGCGCGTGGTACTGGGCGGGTTGGCGACGCCTGACATCTCCACACCGCGCTGGATGGCGACCATTCTGTGTACCCTGCTGGCCGGTGGTGGTGTGTTCTGGGCCGCCGCAGAGCCCATCGCGCACTTCGCCTCGCCGCCGCCCGTCTTCGGGCCGGATGCGCCGGTCGGCAATCTCGATGCGGCCTACAATGCGCTGGCGCAGAGCTTCATGCACTGGGGCTTTCTTGGCTGGGCAGTGCTGGGCAGCCTGACGGGTGTCGTCTTCATGCACCTGCACTATGAGAAGGGCCTGCCGCTCAAGCCGCGCACCTTGCTCTATCCGTTGCTCGGCGAGCGTGTGATGCATGGGCCGATCGGCGCGCTGGTCGATGCCTGCTGCGTACTGGCCGTCATCGCGGGCACCGTGGGGCCGGTGGGTTTCCTGGGTATCCAGGTCAGTTATGGGCTCAATGCGCTGTTCGGCATTCCCGATACCTACGCGACGCAACTGGTGCTGCTGGCCATCCTGACTCTCGTCTACACCCTTTCTGCCGTCAGTGGCGTGATGCGCGGCATCCAGTTCCTGAGCAGTGCCAATGTGCTGATCGGCGGGGCGATGCTGTTCTTCATCGTGCTCTTCGGGCCGACCGAATTCCTGCTCAAGGCCTTCCCGCTGGGCATGGTCGACTACCTGGACAACATCGTGCCGATGGCGGTCTTCCGCGGCGACAGTGGCTGGCTGGATAGCTGGACGCTGTTCTTCTGGGGCTGGTTCATCGGCTTCGGCCCGCTGATGGCGATGTTGGTCGCGCGTATCTCACGGGGACGTACGCTGCGTCAGATGGTGCTGCTGATCACCATCCTGTCGCCGCTCGCGACCTGTGTCTGGTTCACCATTCTTGGCGGCAGCGGCCTGGCCTTCGAACTGGCGAATCCGGGCAGTGTCTCGGGGCCGTTCACCGGCTTCAACCTGTCGGCGGCCTTGATCGCCATCACCCAGCAGCTACCGTTCGGCTTCATCATGTCGGTGCTGTTCCTGATCCTCTCGGCGCTGTTCGTGGCCACGACCGGGGATTCGATGACCTACGCCATCTCGATGGTGATGAGCGGACACGACAATCCGCCACGCAGCGTGCGTGTGTTCTGGAGCCTGATCATGGGTGTCGTGGCAGCCATCCTGATCTCGATGGGCAATGGCGGCATCAATGCGCTGCAATCCTTCATCGTGGTGACCGCGGTGCCTGTCTCGCTGGTGCTGTTGCCCAGCCTGTGGAATGCCCCACGTATCGCGCGGCAGATGGCGCGTGAGCAAGGGCTGTAA
- the gmk gene encoding guanylate kinase, which translates to MSSTSSASSSAASNARGTLYIISAPSGAGKTTLVKALLERMDGIGVSVSHTTRGQRPGEQDAVNYHFVDVDHFKTMIEQGDFFEHAQVFDNFYGTSRPAVEARLSKGEDVILEIDWQGAQQVRTQVPEAVSIFILPPSREALLERLSGRGTDGEDVIARRMRDAVSEMSHYDEYDLIVINDDFEQALDELCGLVNAQRARLPRVQHRHAALLDSLLAD; encoded by the coding sequence ATGTCTTCGACTTCTTCAGCATCTTCCTCGGCGGCCAGCAACGCACGTGGCACGCTCTACATCATTTCCGCGCCGTCCGGCGCCGGCAAGACCACCCTGGTCAAGGCACTGCTGGAGCGCATGGACGGTATCGGCGTGTCCGTCTCGCACACCACCCGCGGCCAGCGCCCGGGCGAGCAGGATGCCGTCAACTACCACTTCGTGGATGTCGATCACTTCAAGACCATGATCGAGCAGGGCGACTTCTTCGAGCACGCCCAGGTCTTCGACAACTTCTATGGCACCTCGCGTCCGGCGGTCGAAGCTCGCCTGAGCAAGGGCGAGGACGTCATCCTCGAGATCGACTGGCAAGGTGCCCAGCAAGTGCGCACCCAAGTGCCGGAGGCCGTCTCCATCTTCATCCTGCCGCCGTCGCGTGAAGCGCTGCTCGAGCGTCTGTCCGGTCGCGGTACCGATGGCGAGGACGTGATCGCGCGTCGCATGCGCGATGCGGTCAGCGAGATGTCCCACTATGACGAATACGACCTGATCGTCATCAATGATGACTTCGAGCAGGCCCTCGACGAGCTGTGCGGACTCGTCAATGCCCAGCGTGCGCGTCTGCCGCGCGTGCAGCATCGCCACGCGGCACTGCTCGACTCCCTGCTGGCCGACTGA
- the rpoZ gene encoding DNA-directed RNA polymerase subunit omega, translated as MARVTVEDCLENVDNRFQLVMISTRRARQLSRGSRNAQLPWENDKPTVLALREVAAGLVGRDILNEPVEAPIQRKPVMPQIED; from the coding sequence ATGGCTCGCGTAACCGTAGAAGATTGCCTCGAGAACGTCGACAACCGCTTCCAGCTGGTGATGATCTCCACTCGTCGTGCCCGTCAGCTGTCACGCGGCAGCCGCAACGCCCAACTGCCGTGGGAAAACGACAAGCCCACCGTCCTCGCCCTGCGCGAAGTGGCGGCCGGTCTGGTCGGTCGTGACATCCTGAACGAGCCGGTCGAAGCTCCGATCCAGCGCAAGCCGGTAATGCCGCAGATCGAAGACTGA
- a CDS encoding BCCT family transporter: MTDSSRTVSSGSATPVNPPAEPAHTPQGIDWPVFIISGGVLALFAIAALVDLEAVSALIQSAFGVSTQYFGAYWQALMLATFVIAIVLTIGRTGRVRMGGLAAPDISTLRWMAIILCTLLAGGGVFWAAAEPIAHFTSPPPVFGADAPTGNADAAYNALAQSFMHWGFLAWAMLGSLTGIIFMYLHYEKGLPLKPRTLLYPLFGDRVMRGPIGALVDACCVLAVVAGTVGPIGFLGLQVSYGLNALFGIPDTYATQLTLLLVLTVIYTLSAVSGVTRGIQFLSSTNVLLGGALLLFILIMGPTGFLLEAFPQGLVRYVGDFVAMSTFRADDGWLNGWTLFFWGWFIGYGPLMAMFVARISRGRTLRQMVLLIAVISPLVTCLWFTIIGGSGLAFELSNPGSVSGPFTGFNLPAALIAITQQLPFGFTISVLFLVLTTLFVATTGDSMTYAVSMVMSGHDNPPRGVRVFWSLMMGVVAALLISMGDGGINALQSFIVVTAVPVSLILLPSLWNAPLIARRMAREQGV, encoded by the coding sequence ATGACGGATTCTTCCCGGACTGTTTCGTCCGGCTCCGCCACACCGGTAAATCCCCCCGCTGAACCCGCCCACACCCCGCAAGGTATCGACTGGCCCGTCTTCATCATCAGTGGTGGCGTATTGGCATTGTTCGCCATCGCCGCACTGGTGGATCTCGAGGCTGTCTCCGCGCTCATCCAGAGTGCCTTCGGTGTCTCGACCCAATACTTCGGTGCCTATTGGCAAGCGCTGATGCTGGCGACCTTCGTCATCGCCATCGTGCTGACCATCGGCCGTACCGGGCGGGTGCGCATGGGCGGACTGGCGGCGCCGGATATCTCGACGCTGCGCTGGATGGCCATCATCCTGTGCACGTTGCTGGCTGGGGGTGGTGTCTTCTGGGCAGCGGCAGAGCCGATCGCTCACTTCACCTCACCGCCGCCGGTGTTCGGCGCGGACGCCCCGACGGGCAATGCCGATGCCGCCTACAACGCGCTGGCGCAGAGCTTCATGCACTGGGGCTTTCTGGCCTGGGCGATGCTCGGCAGCCTGACCGGCATCATCTTCATGTACCTGCACTACGAGAAGGGCCTGCCGCTCAAACCGCGCACGCTGCTCTATCCGCTGTTCGGCGACCGCGTCATGCGTGGCCCCATCGGTGCACTGGTCGATGCCTGTTGCGTGCTGGCAGTGGTGGCTGGAACCGTCGGCCCCATCGGCTTCCTCGGTCTGCAGGTCAGCTATGGGCTCAATGCGCTGTTCGGCATTCCCGATACCTACGCGACCCAGCTCACGCTGCTGCTCGTGCTGACCGTCATCTACACCCTATCCGCCGTCAGCGGCGTGACCCGTGGTATCCAGTTCCTGAGCAGCACCAACGTCCTGCTCGGCGGCGCGCTGTTGCTGTTCATCCTGATCATGGGCCCGACCGGCTTCCTGCTCGAAGCCTTCCCGCAGGGCCTGGTGCGCTACGTCGGTGATTTCGTCGCCATGTCCACCTTCCGGGCTGACGATGGCTGGCTGAATGGCTGGACGCTGTTCTTCTGGGGCTGGTTCATCGGCTATGGTCCGCTGATGGCGATGTTCGTCGCGCGTATCTCGCGTGGCCGCACCCTGCGTCAGATGGTGCTGTTGATCGCGGTCATTTCGCCACTGGTCACCTGCCTGTGGTTCACCATCATCGGTGGCAGTGGACTGGCGTTCGAGCTGAGCAATCCGGGCAGCGTCTCTGGCCCGTTCACCGGCTTCAACCTGCCGGCAGCACTGATCGCCATCACCCAGCAGCTGCCGTTCGGCTTCACCATCTCGGTGTTGTTCCTGGTGCTGACCACGCTGTTCGTCGCCACGACCGGGGATTCGATGACCTACGCGGTCTCGATGGTGATGAGCGGCCATGACAACCCGCCGCGCGGCGTGCGCGTGTTCTGGAGCCTGATGATGGGCGTGGTCGCGGCGCTGCTGATCTCGATGGGCGATGGCGGCATCAACGCGCTGCAATCCTTCATCGTCGTCACCGCCGTGCCAGTGTCGCTGATTCTGCTGCCCAGCCTGTGGAACGCTCCGCTGATTGCCCGCCGCATGGCGCGCGAGCAGGGCGTCTGA
- a CDS encoding RidA family protein encodes MSNRAIINTDKAPAAIGPYSQAIKAGNTVYLSGQIPLDPQTMEVVEGGIEAQARQVFTNLNAVCEEAAGSLGDIVKLNLYLTDLDDFARVNAVMEEFFTAPFPARAAVGVKALPKGVAFEAEGVMVIGD; translated from the coding sequence ATGAGCAATCGCGCGATCATCAACACCGACAAGGCCCCTGCTGCCATCGGTCCGTATTCCCAGGCGATCAAGGCGGGCAACACCGTCTATCTGTCCGGCCAGATTCCGCTGGACCCGCAGACGATGGAAGTCGTCGAGGGCGGTATCGAGGCGCAGGCGCGTCAGGTCTTCACCAACCTGAATGCCGTGTGCGAAGAAGCCGCCGGCAGCCTGGGCGACATCGTCAAGCTCAACCTCTACCTGACCGATCTGGACGACTTCGCGCGCGTCAACGCGGTGATGGAAGAGTTCTTCACCGCGCCCTTCCCGGCGCGTGCCGCGGTCGGCGTCAAGGCGCTGCCCAAGGGCGTGGCCTTCGAAGCCGAAGGCGTGATGGTCATCGGTGACTGA
- a CDS encoding MFS transporter, whose amino-acid sequence MSASPVARHPRIAELALALGAFAIGTTEFVIMGLMPNIAADFNVSSQQVGYAISAYAMGVVVGAPLISALGARLPRRGLLIGLMLLFAVSNVASLLAPSLTSFAALRFIAGLPHGVYLGVAALVAADAAPAGERGRAVGRVMMGLTVAILIGAPAATWFGSLFGWHSAFLVVGLLALATALLVRGFVPYQAGNQDATPLTELAALIKPRVLYTLGIACIGFGGMFSVYSYAVETLNVQAGLSQNLVPMVLAVFGVGTIIGNLIGSRAADIDLMRTIPAVLIWSALVQGGFYFAADGVWSGILFVGLVGTGIGLAPALQMRLMDVAEDAQTMAATLNHAAFNIANALGAWCGGMAFAYGPSHSSIGLVGVAMAIAGLIVFLLGQRHERRELQTASA is encoded by the coding sequence ATGTCTGCCTCCCCCGTTGCGCGCCATCCGCGCATCGCCGAACTGGCGCTGGCGCTCGGTGCCTTTGCCATCGGCACGACCGAATTCGTGATCATGGGTCTGATGCCCAACATCGCGGCGGACTTCAATGTGTCATCCCAACAGGTCGGCTACGCCATCAGTGCCTATGCGATGGGCGTGGTGGTCGGCGCGCCCCTGATCTCGGCGCTGGGTGCACGCCTGCCGCGTCGCGGGCTGCTGATCGGTCTGATGCTGCTGTTCGCGGTCAGCAACGTGGCCAGCCTGCTCGCACCGTCGCTGACCAGCTTTGCCGCGCTGCGCTTCATCGCCGGCCTGCCACATGGTGTCTATCTGGGCGTCGCGGCCCTGGTGGCGGCGGATGCTGCCCCCGCCGGCGAGCGCGGGCGGGCCGTCGGCCGCGTGATGATGGGCCTGACGGTGGCGATTCTGATCGGGGCGCCAGCGGCGACCTGGTTCGGTAGCCTGTTCGGTTGGCATTCCGCCTTCCTCGTCGTCGGCCTGCTGGCGCTGGCCACGGCGCTGCTGGTGCGTGGCTTCGTGCCCTATCAGGCCGGCAATCAGGACGCGACCCCGCTGACTGAGCTGGCAGCGCTGATCAAGCCGCGGGTGCTCTATACCCTCGGTATCGCCTGCATCGGTTTCGGCGGCATGTTCAGTGTCTACAGCTATGCGGTGGAGACGCTCAATGTCCAGGCCGGGCTGTCCCAGAATCTGGTGCCGATGGTGCTGGCCGTCTTCGGGGTGGGTACCATCATCGGCAACCTGATCGGTAGCCGTGCCGCGGACATCGACCTGATGCGCACCATTCCTGCCGTGCTGATCTGGAGCGCGCTGGTGCAGGGCGGCTTCTACTTCGCCGCCGATGGTGTCTGGAGCGGTATCCTGTTCGTCGGGCTGGTCGGTACCGGCATCGGTCTGGCACCGGCGCTGCAGATGCGCCTGATGGATGTGGCGGAAGACGCCCAGACCATGGCAGCGACGCTCAATCATGCGGCCTTCAACATCGCCAATGCACTGGGCGCCTGGTGTGGTGGCATGGCCTTCGCCTATGGTCCGTCGCATTCCTCCATCGGCCTGGTCGGGGTTGCGATGGCCATCGCGGGCTTGATCGTCTTCCTGCTCGGACAGCGGCATGAGCGCCGCGAGCTGCAGACGGCTTCTGCCTGA
- a CDS encoding organic hydroperoxide resistance protein, which produces MSIEQVLYRAEATTTGGREGKSRSSDGALDVTLSTPKELGGGGGEGTNPEQLFAAGYSACFIGAMKHVASTDGVKLPEGLEITGKVGIGQIPAGFGIEVALDISLPGMDKSEADALVEKAHQVCPYSNATRGNIDVTLNVSV; this is translated from the coding sequence ATGTCTATCGAACAAGTGCTGTACCGTGCAGAAGCCACTACCACTGGGGGTCGTGAGGGCAAGTCGCGTTCTTCCGATGGTGCGCTGGATGTCACCCTGAGCACACCGAAGGAGCTGGGCGGTGGTGGCGGTGAAGGTACCAACCCGGAGCAGCTGTTCGCGGCGGGGTATTCTGCCTGCTTCATCGGTGCCATGAAGCACGTGGCCAGCACTGATGGCGTGAAGTTGCCGGAAGGCCTGGAGATCACCGGCAAGGTCGGTATCGGCCAGATTCCGGCCGGTTTCGGTATCGAGGTGGCGCTGGATATCAGCCTGCCGGGCATGGACAAGTCCGAGGCGGATGCACTGGTCGAGAAGGCGCACCAGGTGTGCCCTTACTCCAACGCGACGCGTGGCAACATCGATGTGACGCTGAACGTCAGCGTCTGA
- a CDS encoding GlxA family transcriptional regulator — MTSPRRRDFTPAMKRRNQHLLKDVTCTQSAPLNVAFILLEHFSMPAFTSALDVLVTANLLRDVPFYRIHTFGVTAGSVRSDLGIDIMASAGLESLGQAQIDMIIVCGGYRVQLDEISLLSEVLRRADHQGCRLGSLWNGSYFLAAAGVMAGHRCTIHPENAALFSESFPQLELSRAPLVVEAARFSCTNAGSALNMMLEAMRQRHGDDLARSVEEILACERPATPSPWHPDQTLPAPDSQHPEALRTILELMSNNLEEPLSMSEISHCVTLSRRQIERLFTRHLDTTPSRYYLELRLTRARQLLTQGNASITEVTVACGFVSTTHFSHCFRDYFGMSPTRARQQR, encoded by the coding sequence ATGACCTCGCCCCGCCGCCGCGACTTCACCCCCGCGATGAAGCGTCGCAATCAGCATCTGCTCAAGGACGTGACCTGTACCCAGAGCGCACCGCTCAATGTCGCCTTCATTCTGTTGGAGCATTTCTCGATGCCCGCCTTCACCAGCGCCCTCGATGTGCTGGTCACGGCCAATCTGCTTAGAGACGTTCCCTTCTATCGCATTCACACCTTCGGGGTGACGGCGGGCAGCGTACGCAGTGATCTGGGCATCGACATCATGGCCAGCGCCGGGCTCGAGTCGCTGGGGCAGGCGCAGATCGACATGATCATCGTGTGCGGCGGCTACCGGGTGCAGCTGGACGAGATTTCCTTGCTGAGCGAGGTCTTGCGCCGAGCCGACCACCAGGGCTGTCGCCTCGGCAGTCTGTGGAACGGCAGCTACTTCCTGGCGGCCGCCGGCGTGATGGCGGGCCATCGCTGCACCATCCATCCCGAGAATGCGGCGCTGTTCAGCGAGTCATTCCCCCAGCTGGAGCTGTCACGTGCCCCGCTGGTGGTGGAAGCGGCACGCTTCAGCTGCACCAATGCCGGAAGCGCTCTGAACATGATGCTGGAAGCCATGCGCCAGCGTCACGGCGATGACCTGGCGCGCAGTGTCGAGGAAATCCTCGCCTGCGAGCGCCCCGCGACGCCCAGCCCCTGGCACCCGGACCAGACGCTGCCCGCGCCGGACAGCCAGCACCCGGAGGCGCTGCGCACCATTCTCGAGCTGATGAGCAACAATCTCGAGGAGCCTTTGAGCATGAGTGAGATCTCGCATTGCGTGACGCTGTCACGCCGCCAGATCGAGCGCCTGTTCACCCGCCATCTGGATACCACGCCCTCGCGCTACTATCTGGAGCTGCGCCTGACCCGTGCACGCCAGCTGCTGACACAGGGCAACGCCAGCATCACCGAGGTCACCGTGGCCTGTGGTTTCGTCAGCACTACCCACTTCAGCCATTGCTTCCGCGATTACTTCGGCATGTCGCCGACGCGCGCACGTCAGCAGCGCTGA